The proteins below come from a single Chrysiogenia bacterium genomic window:
- a CDS encoding 2-phospho-L-lactate guanylyltransferase: MNEIVFEITQEADGGFVAECLSEPIFTQADTWEELREAVRDAVRGYYFDKTVPENAFKFAFL; encoded by the coding sequence ATGAACGAGATCGTCTTCGAGATCACCCAGGAAGCCGACGGCGGCTTCGTCGCCGAGTGCCTGAGCGAACCCATTTTCACCCAGGCCGATACCTGGGAAGAACTGCGCGAGGCCGTGCGCGACGCCGTGCGGGGGTATTACTTCGATAAGACGGTGCCGGAGAATGCATTTAAGTTTGCATTTTTGTAG